Proteins co-encoded in one Arthrobacter alpinus genomic window:
- a CDS encoding recombinase family protein, with amino-acid sequence MVGHKGQVVGYVRVSAADQNEARQLEALGAVDRLFSEKVSGKNTEDRAQLQEMLAYVRDGDKVRVKSPDRLARSTTDLLALAERLKTKGVALEFIDNPALNTDTPQGQFMLTVLAAIAQLERQTIRERQAEGIAIARRSGIYDRVPKLTPEQIQLARERIAKDVPKAKIARDLGVSRQTLYAALNASGKYAQVPAP; translated from the coding sequence ATGGTTGGACACAAAGGGCAAGTGGTTGGATACGTGCGGGTAAGCGCTGCCGATCAGAACGAGGCGCGGCAGCTCGAAGCACTTGGCGCAGTAGACAGGCTGTTCTCGGAAAAGGTTAGTGGTAAGAATACAGAAGACCGGGCCCAGCTCCAGGAGATGCTCGCTTACGTCCGTGACGGTGACAAGGTTCGCGTGAAGTCGCCAGACCGCCTGGCGCGTTCTACGACTGACCTACTTGCTCTCGCCGAGCGGCTCAAGACCAAGGGCGTCGCCCTAGAGTTCATCGACAATCCGGCTCTGAACACTGATACGCCACAGGGCCAGTTCATGTTGACGGTCCTCGCCGCCATCGCCCAGTTGGAGCGCCAGACCATCCGTGAGCGACAGGCCGAGGGAATTGCCATTGCCAGGAGGAGCGGAATCTACGACCGAGTTCCGAAGCTCACTCCGGAGCAGATCCAGCTGGCACGCGAGCGGATTGCTAAGGACGTGCCCAAAGCCAAGATAGCCCGGGATCTTGGGGTTTCGCGGCAGACGCTTTACGCGGCGCTAAATGCCAGCGGAAAGTATGCGCAGGTTCCAGCTCCCTGA
- a CDS encoding pentapeptide repeat-containing protein, whose translation MKRNVMPRRRAWQSLAWSVAAVVFIVAAAAAIRWIPEFLVGWALQSNPNPVAGLSLTVAEYVTAVTNARQGVLFAVGGIIAVFTLLITLAKHNLDREKQILDQDANWTNRYTEAIKQLGDDSTSVRLGGIYALERIAQDSLRDRQTILDVLCANLLDISPVVESSGPETVSVDTTAVAAVVGRITKLSPPRQTVVLRGTNLTRVPLDSADLAHADLAYANLTRAYLTYANLNGASLNGTDLTGAYLAKALLNGSKFNDANLTGALLNGANLTRANLTRANLTGTNLTGTNLTDAYLTHANVTGANLTDADLTRADLTGANLTGTNLTGADLTGANLTGADLTGANLTGTYLTGADLTGANLTGAIMWGQTNSGKNYEVKITREYLKYRHAKGIDKIKGLPVEGNTALT comes from the coding sequence ATGAAAAGGAACGTGATGCCTCGGCGTCGAGCCTGGCAATCGCTCGCGTGGTCGGTTGCTGCGGTCGTGTTCATCGTTGCCGCCGCCGCCGCTATACGGTGGATTCCAGAATTTCTGGTCGGCTGGGCCCTGCAAAGCAACCCAAACCCAGTCGCTGGCCTGTCGCTTACAGTTGCCGAGTATGTCACGGCTGTCACGAACGCCCGGCAGGGTGTGCTGTTTGCTGTCGGTGGCATTATCGCTGTTTTCACTCTTCTCATCACACTGGCGAAACACAACCTGGACCGAGAGAAACAGATTCTGGATCAGGATGCGAACTGGACGAATCGATATACCGAGGCCATCAAACAACTCGGCGACGACTCCACATCGGTCCGGTTGGGAGGGATCTACGCCTTGGAGCGCATCGCCCAAGACTCACTCCGGGATCGACAAACAATCCTGGACGTTCTCTGCGCCAACCTGCTCGACATATCCCCAGTCGTAGAGAGTTCCGGACCAGAGACTGTTTCAGTGGATACGACTGCCGTGGCGGCCGTTGTCGGCCGCATCACTAAACTCTCACCCCCAAGACAAACCGTCGTCCTTCGCGGGACGAACCTCACTCGCGTACCCCTAGACAGTGCTGACCTCGCCCACGCTGACCTCGCTTACGCAAACCTCACCCGCGCGTACCTCACCTATGCGAACCTCAACGGCGCGTCCCTCAACGGCACGGATCTCACCGGCGCGTACCTGGCCAAAGCGTTACTCAACGGCTCGAAATTCAATGACGCAAACCTGACCGGCGCGTTACTCAACGGCGCGAACCTCACCCGCGCGAACCTCACCCGCGCGAACCTGACCGGCACGAACCTGACCGGCACGAACCTTACTGACGCGTACCTCACCCACGCAAACGTGACCGGCGCGAACCTGACTGACGCGGACCTCACCCGCGCGGACCTCACCGGCGCAAATCTCACCGGGACGAACCTCACCGGCGCGGACCTCACTGGCGCAAATCTCACCGGCGCGGACCTCACCGGCGCAAATCTCACCGGGACGTACCTCACCGGCGCGGACCTCACCGGTGCAAATCTCACCGGAGCCATAATGTGGGGACAAACCAACTCAGGCAAAAACTACGAGGTCAAAATCACGCGCGAGTACTTGAAATATCGGCATGCAAAGGGCATCGACAAGATTAAAGGACTGCCTGTCGAAGGAAACACTGCTCTAACCTAG
- a CDS encoding sensor histidine kinase translates to MSIGSTTRKLIHPTSWHLSTRLVAVMLALLTVICVLVGMVSYSALSMTVRSQLDSSLQQASVRTVSFYTSQTSSGRPDPLNARATSAGQLSAVLSNGVVHYAAILSGTGARQQLTTADADILASLSSDGGLSTKNLSIGEYRLQAQAVPNGDSLITGLPLAATEQTLSTLVLSIVLVSLAGLMALGWAGTAIIRRSMRPLAQLSDTATKVSTLRLDAGEVALSARVPDAAAHPGTEVGNVGHAFNAMLDNVSHALQVRQHSETKLRRFVADASHELRTPLTAIRGYAELLAMTEQLTPDGQTSLDRVQDQSVRMSRLVEDLLTLARLDETGLAGATGTGAPGKLMGAPTVVNISPLVMEAVRDIQVATPDHTWSFAVPDEPVEVLGEDTALRQVLLNLLANAAKHTPAGTAVHAALSNTPDDWCLLEVSDNGPGIDSAFQSVVFDRFSRADQARTGTSGSTGLGLSIVQGIVRAHHGTVAVTSVPGNTTFTVRLPGKAGAAGRFAPATASATAPSRAPGAATAPASAATPGSPEVQQGTFPR, encoded by the coding sequence ATGTCAATAGGCAGCACAACGCGCAAGCTCATCCACCCCACCAGCTGGCACCTGAGCACCCGTCTGGTAGCCGTCATGTTGGCCCTGCTCACGGTCATTTGCGTCCTGGTGGGCATGGTGAGTTACTCGGCTCTGAGCATGACCGTCAGGAGTCAGCTCGATTCCTCCCTGCAGCAAGCCTCCGTGCGCACCGTCTCCTTTTACACCAGCCAAACCAGTTCCGGCCGGCCGGACCCACTCAATGCCCGTGCCACCAGCGCAGGCCAGCTAAGCGCGGTCTTGAGCAACGGCGTCGTACATTATGCGGCCATCCTCTCCGGCACGGGTGCACGCCAGCAGCTCACCACGGCCGACGCCGACATCCTCGCCAGCCTCTCATCTGACGGCGGACTGAGCACCAAGAATCTCTCCATCGGCGAGTACCGGCTGCAGGCGCAAGCAGTGCCCAACGGCGACAGCCTCATCACCGGACTGCCCCTCGCCGCCACCGAACAAACGCTGTCTACGCTAGTGCTCTCGATTGTGCTGGTTTCGTTGGCCGGACTTATGGCACTGGGCTGGGCCGGCACAGCCATCATCCGCCGCAGCATGCGCCCGCTCGCGCAACTCTCGGACACCGCCACCAAAGTTTCAACGCTCAGGCTCGACGCCGGAGAGGTCGCCTTAAGCGCCCGGGTCCCCGACGCCGCGGCCCACCCAGGCACCGAGGTGGGCAATGTTGGCCACGCGTTCAACGCCATGCTGGATAACGTTTCTCATGCACTCCAAGTCAGGCAGCACAGCGAGACCAAGCTGCGCCGCTTTGTGGCCGATGCCAGCCACGAGCTGCGCACACCCCTGACCGCAATCCGCGGCTATGCCGAACTGCTGGCCATGACCGAGCAGCTGACTCCGGACGGCCAAACGTCACTGGACCGTGTGCAGGATCAATCGGTGCGGATGAGCCGGCTCGTGGAGGACCTGCTGACGTTGGCCCGACTCGACGAGACCGGGCTGGCCGGCGCCACCGGTACCGGAGCGCCCGGAAAACTGATGGGCGCCCCCACCGTAGTGAACATCAGCCCACTGGTTATGGAAGCCGTCCGCGATATTCAGGTGGCCACCCCCGATCACACCTGGAGCTTTGCCGTACCCGATGAACCCGTTGAGGTTTTGGGCGAGGACACGGCCCTGCGCCAGGTATTGCTGAACTTACTGGCGAACGCCGCCAAGCACACCCCGGCCGGAACGGCTGTCCACGCAGCGTTGTCCAACACCCCTGATGACTGGTGCCTGTTGGAGGTCAGTGACAACGGACCCGGCATCGACTCTGCGTTTCAGAGCGTGGTCTTTGACCGGTTCTCGCGCGCAGATCAGGCCCGAACCGGCACCTCCGGCAGTACCGGGCTAGGTCTGAGTATTGTGCAGGGCATTGTGCGCGCACACCATGGAACAGTAGCTGTCACCAGCGTGCCTGGCAACACCACCTTCACCGTGCGCCTGCCCGGGAAAGCAGGAGCAGCAGGGCGCTTCGCGCCGGCAACAGCGTCGGCCACAGCTCCGAGCAGGGCGCCGGGTGCTGCAACGGCACCCGCCTCCGCCGCAACCCCCGGATCTCCCGAGGTGCAACAGGGAACTTTTCCTCGCTAA
- a CDS encoding response regulator transcription factor: protein MTLPSSPPAYTPASTPVNTAASVVAPAQPRARGSAQASAAPAALPKLTRADGEPIRALVVDDEPELADLMRRGLEITGWEVATAHDGFEALKIAREFVPDVLVLDIMMPGMDGVELLQRIRTIYPEVPALFLTAKDAVADKVSGLQSGGDDYVSKPFSMKEVLLRLHRIVQRSGITAPSFGFLTVGDLTLNKDTKAVQRDGADISLTATEFELLKFLMENPRHVVSKARILERVWNYDFGGQSNIVELYISYLRKKVDANREPMLHTVRGSGYVIKPCQ from the coding sequence ATGACACTCCCGTCCTCGCCCCCGGCATACACCCCAGCAAGCACGCCGGTAAACACGGCGGCATCAGTGGTAGCACCGGCGCAGCCACGCGCACGGGGTTCAGCCCAGGCTTCAGCAGCACCCGCCGCTCTGCCCAAGCTCACCCGCGCCGACGGCGAACCCATCCGCGCCCTGGTAGTGGATGACGAGCCCGAGCTGGCAGATCTGATGCGCCGCGGCTTGGAAATCACCGGCTGGGAGGTAGCCACGGCTCACGACGGCTTTGAGGCGTTAAAGATCGCCCGCGAATTTGTCCCAGACGTCTTGGTGCTGGACATCATGATGCCCGGGATGGACGGCGTGGAACTGCTCCAACGGATCCGCACCATTTACCCCGAGGTCCCCGCACTGTTTCTGACAGCCAAGGACGCCGTCGCAGACAAGGTCAGCGGCCTGCAATCCGGTGGCGACGATTACGTCAGCAAACCGTTCAGCATGAAGGAAGTCCTGCTGCGGCTCCACAGGATTGTCCAGCGCTCCGGCATCACTGCGCCCAGCTTCGGCTTCCTCACCGTAGGAGATCTGACCCTCAACAAGGACACCAAGGCCGTGCAGCGCGACGGCGCCGACATCAGCCTGACAGCTACCGAATTTGAACTGCTCAAGTTCCTCATGGAAAACCCGCGTCATGTGGTGAGCAAAGCCCGCATTCTGGAACGCGTCTGGAACTACGATTTCGGCGGTCAGAGCAACATTGTGGAGCTCTATATCTCCTACCTGCGCAAGAAAGTCGACGCCAATAGGGAACCGATGCTGCACACTGTTCGCGGCTCCGGCTACGTGATCAAGCCATGTCAATAG
- a CDS encoding excalibur calcium-binding domain-containing protein, whose product MSNKSRWRPSKSFWITVALWLLVLIIALPSAGFSGWLVLFALFLVISALYSLITGRPSWLGLPRRKSAGAAVGVGLVALIAGGMMLPATEPAPTAIAPFAEVNAAVTTSATPSPSPTPQYVLLEKCLDDGESVVEGSETFVCTLDDADVLVWMGEGDSQKLVAQRAEEKRVEVKRVADEKAAAQKAANDKAAAQKVAAEKAATEKAAAQEAAAAKAAAAETARVAAEQAAQKAAQQAEQEQAPAIQPLVEVPAPYYANCAEAKAAGVAPIYQNQPGYRAGLDRDKDGIACDK is encoded by the coding sequence ATGAGCAATAAGAGTCGTTGGCGGCCATCAAAGTCCTTTTGGATTACGGTGGCGCTCTGGCTCCTGGTTTTGATTATTGCGTTGCCGTCAGCTGGATTCAGTGGCTGGCTGGTGCTCTTTGCGCTGTTCCTTGTTATTTCTGCACTCTATTCACTCATTACCGGCCGCCCATCCTGGCTGGGTCTCCCTCGCCGAAAAAGTGCCGGAGCCGCAGTTGGGGTAGGACTGGTGGCGTTGATTGCAGGCGGGATGATGCTGCCGGCCACTGAGCCAGCTCCCACGGCCATTGCTCCTTTTGCCGAGGTGAATGCTGCGGTGACAACCTCGGCAACTCCGTCACCCAGCCCAACTCCGCAGTACGTATTGCTTGAAAAATGCCTTGACGACGGCGAATCTGTCGTGGAGGGCTCGGAAACCTTTGTGTGCACACTCGATGATGCGGACGTGCTGGTCTGGATGGGGGAGGGCGATTCGCAGAAGCTCGTAGCGCAGCGGGCTGAGGAGAAACGCGTTGAGGTGAAGCGCGTTGCCGATGAAAAAGCCGCAGCGCAGAAAGCCGCCAACGACAAAGCTGCCGCGCAAAAGGTTGCTGCCGAGAAGGCGGCTACTGAGAAAGCAGCAGCACAAGAGGCTGCCGCAGCGAAGGCCGCGGCGGCTGAAACTGCGCGTGTGGCTGCCGAACAGGCAGCCCAGAAGGCAGCCCAGCAGGCGGAACAGGAACAGGCCCCGGCGATTCAGCCCCTTGTTGAGGTGCCAGCTCCGTACTATGCCAACTGCGCCGAAGCCAAGGCTGCCGGTGTGGCACCCATCTACCAAAACCAGCCTGGCTACCGGGCCGGGTTGGATCGCGACAAAGATGGCATCGCCTGCGACAAGTAG
- a CDS encoding IS1634 family transposase gives MTKTAPAMHVAVSRARRVNKAGVEVEYRSVLLRTSFREDGKVKHETLANLSALPDTAVETLRASLAGKTMVEAGTALKIMRSLPHGHVDAVYAMARGLGFEAMLGPACRERDIVMALLAARICAPSSKLATLSFFADTTLGQDLGPVSTDDLYRAMDWLGNRQTTIEKALARAYLRPEVNPDKLALFDLSSSWVTGTHNPLAAFGYSRDKKRGVEQIEYGMLANRAGVPIAVRVFPGNTADPTAFIAIAAEIQDLAGVQDMVMVGDRGMITSARIEALKDTTLGWVSALRNTAIQELAADQGPLQMSLFDQQNLAEISHPDYPGERLIACYNPPLARMRKHKRAELLDATEERLKTIQKAVTAGRLKDAGKTGLRVGKTLGKNNMAKHFTLTITNTSFTWVRDPDSIATEAELDGIYVIRTNVTEDSMDAAEAVRVYKSLANVEKIFKSLKSRDLHIRPIYHHTEERTRSHVFLCMLAGHLTWHLRDALKPLTFTDEDRPIPEEPVAAVNRSTAAARKASTQQLADGMPAYTYQGLLRHLATRTRNTMSMAGTTGTFELLATPTPTQYQALDLIRDHTKNNRK, from the coding sequence ATGACGAAGACAGCACCGGCGATGCATGTAGCCGTGAGCAGGGCCCGCCGGGTAAACAAAGCCGGGGTCGAGGTCGAGTACCGTTCGGTACTGCTGCGCACCTCCTTCCGGGAAGACGGGAAGGTCAAGCACGAGACCCTAGCGAACCTCTCAGCGTTGCCAGACACTGCCGTGGAGACGTTGAGGGCCTCCTTGGCGGGTAAGACCATGGTCGAGGCCGGCACCGCCTTGAAGATTATGCGGTCCCTGCCCCACGGTCATGTCGACGCCGTCTATGCGATGGCCCGCGGGCTTGGGTTTGAGGCGATGCTCGGCCCGGCCTGCCGGGAACGCGACATCGTCATGGCGTTGTTGGCGGCACGGATTTGCGCCCCGTCCTCGAAGCTGGCCACCCTGTCCTTCTTCGCCGACACGACCCTAGGCCAGGATCTGGGGCCGGTAAGCACCGATGATTTGTACCGGGCCATGGACTGGCTCGGAAACCGCCAAACCACGATCGAGAAAGCGTTGGCGAGGGCGTACCTGCGCCCCGAGGTCAACCCGGACAAACTAGCACTGTTCGACCTCTCATCGTCCTGGGTGACGGGCACCCACAACCCTTTGGCCGCGTTCGGGTACTCGAGGGATAAAAAGCGGGGTGTGGAACAGATCGAATACGGCATGCTGGCCAACCGGGCAGGGGTCCCAATTGCTGTGCGGGTCTTCCCCGGCAACACGGCGGATCCGACCGCGTTCATCGCGATTGCCGCCGAAATCCAAGACCTCGCAGGAGTCCAGGACATGGTCATGGTCGGGGACCGCGGCATGATCACCTCCGCCCGCATCGAAGCTTTGAAAGACACCACGCTGGGGTGGGTCAGCGCCCTGCGCAACACCGCGATTCAGGAACTCGCTGCAGACCAAGGACCGTTGCAGATGAGCCTGTTCGATCAGCAGAACCTCGCCGAGATCAGCCACCCGGACTACCCTGGGGAACGCCTGATCGCCTGCTACAACCCTCCACTGGCCAGGATGCGCAAGCACAAGCGTGCAGAGCTGCTCGATGCCACCGAAGAGCGGTTGAAAACCATCCAAAAAGCCGTGACTGCAGGCCGGCTCAAGGACGCTGGCAAGACCGGGCTGCGGGTCGGGAAAACGCTGGGGAAAAACAACATGGCCAAACACTTCACCCTGACCATCACGAACACCTCCTTCACCTGGGTCCGGGACCCGGACAGCATCGCCACCGAAGCCGAGTTGGACGGGATCTACGTCATCCGCACCAACGTCACCGAGGACTCCATGGATGCTGCCGAGGCGGTAAGGGTTTACAAGTCATTGGCGAACGTGGAGAAGATCTTCAAGTCCCTGAAATCCAGGGACCTGCACATCCGCCCGATCTACCACCACACCGAGGAACGAACCCGGTCCCACGTGTTTTTGTGCATGCTCGCCGGACACCTGACCTGGCACCTCCGGGACGCCCTGAAACCCCTGACGTTTACCGATGAGGACCGGCCCATACCCGAAGAACCCGTCGCCGCCGTGAACCGCTCCACCGCCGCCGCGCGTAAGGCCAGCACCCAACAACTCGCTGACGGCATGCCCGCGTACACCTACCAAGGCCTGCTGCGCCACCTCGCCACACGGACCCGCAACACCATGAGCATGGCAGGCACCACCGGCACCTTCGAACTCCTCGCCACACCAACCCCAACCCAATACCAAGCCCTAGACCTCATCCGAGACCACACCAAAAACAACAGAAAGTAG
- a CDS encoding DUF4232 domain-containing protein: MTTSQRTTSNRRQWGTGLALAAVIGMSGSLAACSPGTPAPSPTATGSTSSSPATSSPSPSPSPSASSAASTAEETPSSAASPSSPETTASPAPTDQATELCPAASLKGSLDDSGGGAAGHIYMKLVVTNASGAACILDGYPGVSMVAAGSKTPIGAPADRDPAAPSNGPITLTPGQSAAATLRYTQAGNYQNCQRVQAGSILVYPPSATDSLEIGHPLTACSNDDVKLLSIGAFMP, translated from the coding sequence ATGACTACCTCTCAGCGGACCACTTCCAACCGACGCCAGTGGGGAACGGGGCTTGCCCTTGCCGCGGTCATCGGGATGAGCGGCTCGCTGGCTGCGTGCAGCCCAGGGACTCCGGCACCATCGCCTACCGCCACGGGTTCCACGAGCTCCAGCCCCGCAACCTCCAGCCCAAGCCCCAGCCCCAGCCCCAGCGCAAGTTCCGCTGCCTCCACGGCGGAGGAAACGCCGTCGTCCGCGGCAAGCCCAAGCAGCCCGGAAACCACGGCAAGCCCAGCCCCCACAGACCAAGCCACCGAACTCTGTCCGGCAGCCTCGTTGAAGGGCTCCCTCGATGACAGTGGCGGCGGCGCGGCAGGTCATATCTATATGAAGCTGGTGGTGACGAATGCGTCGGGGGCCGCCTGCATTCTGGACGGCTACCCGGGCGTCTCCATGGTGGCCGCGGGCAGCAAAACTCCGATCGGGGCACCCGCGGATCGGGATCCTGCGGCGCCGTCTAACGGACCCATCACGCTGACACCGGGCCAGAGCGCGGCAGCCACCCTGCGCTATACCCAGGCAGGCAATTACCAGAACTGCCAGCGCGTGCAGGCCGGCTCCATCCTTGTCTACCCGCCCAGCGCCACCGACAGTCTTGAAATTGGGCACCCGTTGACGGCGTGCAGCAATGACGACGTCAAGCTGCTTTCGATCGGCGCGTTCATGCCCTAG
- a CDS encoding YcnI family protein, producing the protein MRFSRTLKTTLAVGATSTLMLVGLGSASAHVSATPSETAAGAYTLVTFAVGHGCDGSSTTSMTITLPDELNEATPTVNPNWTISTATQKLDTPRTLANGSKISERTASITYTAKTPLIDHERDTFTLSLQLPDAAGTTLNFPTLQKCETGQTDWKDIPAAGADHDSVDAPAPSFTVTKAVAEDSHDGHGATAATSSDVAQKNDGGPSWATWTGLGAGLAGLILGGLAFMRSTKKA; encoded by the coding sequence ATGCGTTTTTCTCGTACCCTCAAGACCACCCTCGCCGTCGGCGCCACCAGTACTTTGATGTTGGTGGGCTTGGGCAGCGCATCGGCTCACGTCAGCGCCACTCCCTCGGAAACGGCCGCTGGCGCCTACACTCTGGTCACGTTTGCTGTGGGCCACGGTTGCGACGGTTCTTCCACCACCTCGATGACCATCACCTTGCCCGATGAGCTGAACGAGGCCACCCCCACGGTCAACCCGAACTGGACCATCAGCACGGCCACGCAGAAGCTGGACACCCCCCGCACCTTGGCCAACGGCAGCAAAATCAGCGAGCGCACCGCGTCCATCACCTACACGGCTAAGACTCCGCTGATCGACCACGAGCGCGACACCTTCACGCTCTCTCTGCAGCTGCCGGACGCCGCCGGGACCACCCTGAACTTCCCGACCCTGCAGAAGTGTGAAACGGGTCAGACCGACTGGAAGGACATCCCGGCCGCAGGTGCCGACCACGATTCAGTCGATGCCCCCGCCCCTTCCTTCACCGTCACGAAGGCCGTGGCGGAGGATTCCCACGACGGCCACGGAGCCACCGCCGCCACCAGTTCTGATGTTGCACAGAAGAACGACGGCGGCCCCTCCTGGGCTACATGGACTGGCTTGGGTGCGGGGTTGGCTGGGCTGATCCTAGGCGGCTTGGCCTTCATGCGAAGCACTAAAAAGGCGTAG